A region of Etheostoma cragini isolate CJK2018 chromosome 2, CSU_Ecrag_1.0, whole genome shotgun sequence DNA encodes the following proteins:
- the ifngr1 gene encoding interferon gamma receptor 1: protein MLPSPVLLLLLSRAAAVALVPPPTNVALSCQNLHVEVRWEYSEQRPQTRFRVRLIGSEGGYDERETTDHQYNLSDFVWGSKESYMDLHYVTVTAVEGGNKSEQVSSKTFSFNDLKTVGIKCELDFPPVDVDPKDPDATVNFSNPVHYYSRLQHATKAGATFKFTVSSSGVRGASNGLVRFTLFIIIILETNQSPVGVPGAGGHQLRRHRRLLQVLQVVVVVIEENAKLPLLLAPLLRVHLRNLKSTTSRQRIRQTPLDPPPPPKRRRSGLTTENKLTTNDEPGDAYLVGVQQDVLRGVLICSQRVPLTPVDEVKGHGLLLFYERLLLPADFDGFCKKEQEKCNLTIPFPEGGEKCVRLKGRLFDQRGVSSVLFRQTGDICATRSTELSMMIVLAVVLSVILFAVTTVIIIVICKVRAWTMKPRGLPSSLVDFKAADNPRDGDYDPVSHTDYSLLTVVPAEPCKTTSVSSEDGDSLTEDRLTEDSCCCSEGELGEGYGGDLEEEEEEDDEEDEPSPYDCQHNLPHNLQVDMGDRDMATGYT from the exons ATGCTACCATCCCCGgtcctgctcctcctgctcaGCCGGGCTGCTGCTGTTGCCCTGG TTCCGCCTCCGACAAACGTGGCGCTGAGCTGCCAGAATCTCCACGTCGAGGTCAGATGGGAGTACAGCGAACAGCGACCACAAACCAGATTCAGAGTACGCCTCATTGGATCTGAAGG GGGATACGATGAGAGAGAAACCACAGACCACCAGTACAACCTGAGCGACTTCGTCTGGGGGTCCAAAGAGAGCTACATGGACCTCCATTACGTCACCGTGACCGCCGTAGAGGGAGGCAACAAGTCCGAACAAGTATCATCCAAAACCTTCTCCTTTAATGATCTAAAGACGGTTGGGATAAAAT GTGAACTAGACTTCCCCCCCGTGGACGTGGACCCGAAGGATCCGGACGCCACGGTGAACTTCAGCAACCCCGTCCACTACTACAGCAGACTGCAGCACGCCACCAAGGCCGGCGCTACCTTCAAGTTCACGGTCTCTTCCAGTGGTGTAAGGGGCGCGTC GAATGGCCTTGTCCGTTTCaccctcttcatcatcatcatcctcgaGACGAATCAGTCGCCCGTGGGTGTGCCGGGGGCCGGCGGCCACCAGCTCCGACGGCACCGCCGGCTCCTTCAGGTGCTGCAGGTAGTTGTAGTCGTCATCGAAGAAAACGCCAAACTCCCTCTGCTCCTCGCGCCTCTTCTCCGCGTCCACCTGAGAAACCTCAAAAGCACAACGTCACGGCAACGCATTAGACAAACACCTCtagacccccccccaccccccaagaGAAGGAGGAGTG GCCTAACCACTGAAAACAAACTAACAACCAACGACGAGCCAGGTGATGCGTACCTTGTTGGCGTGCAGCAGGACGTGTTGCGGGGCGTTCTCATCTGCAGCCAGCGGGTCCCTCTGACTCCTGTGGACGAGGTGAAAGGTCACGGCCTTCTTCTTTTCTATGAACGACTTCTTCTTCCG GCAGATTTTGACGGGTTTTGCAAGAAGGAACAGGAGAAGTGCAACCTGACAATCCCGTTTCCGGAGGGGGGGGAGAAGTGCGTCCGCCTGAAGGGACGCTTGTTTGACCAGAGAGGTGTCAGCTCTGTGTTGTTCAGACAGACGGGGGACATCTGCGCCACTCGGTCCACTG AGCTCAGTATGATGATCGTGCTCGCTGTGGTGCTGTCAGTCATCCTCTTCGCTGTAACCACGGTGATTATTATTGTGATCTGCAAAGTTAGAGCCTGGACGATGAAGCCGCGCGGCCTTCCCTCGTCTCTGGT GGACTTTAAAGCTGCAGATAACCCCAGGGACGGGGACTATGATCCTGTGTCCCACACAGACTACAGTCTGTTGACCGTCGTCCCCGCCGAGCCCTGCAAGACCACGTCGGTCAGCTCCGAGGACGGGGACAGTCTCACCGAGGACAGGCTCACCGAggacagctgctgctgctcggaGGGAGAACTTGGAGAGGGATACGGGGGAgacctggaggaggaggaggaggaggacgacgaGGAGGACGAACCGTCTCCCTACGACTGCCAACACAACCTGCCACACAACTTGCAGGTGGACATGGGGGACCGGGACATGGCCACGGGTTACACCTAG